Proteins encoded in a region of the Mycoplasma mobile 163K genome:
- a CDS encoding class I SAM-dependent RNA methyltransferase has protein sequence MIAELEIIFYSQKGEGVGFYLNKPTYVKGVIKGEKIKAFIYLESASFFKARLVEILIESKNRNHDVPKLHYLIGGYELLHMNNTEQINFKKERVINDFKKIANYEISSLELVQGKKLLHYRNKITLHYGSLYLANSNHKIKLAKSLLTDINLKANKKEAEWIIRKLDTQIEGTKQTKIYTTDKMNGITFRVGLNSFYQVNKEVANLIYNQISEFINLNENVLDLYSGIGTISLLIAAKAKSVTGVERNLDSIEDANFNKEFNKIKNVNFIHQDVIKYLKQNKTYFDTVIVDPARRGLEEDIIELILKLKPQKIIYLSCNVGTQASNFNKFKHEYQIEFIKSYDMFPQTYHIESLMVLKKLNKQ, from the coding sequence ATGATTGCTGAACTAGAAATCATTTTCTATTCACAAAAAGGTGAAGGAGTAGGTTTTTATTTAAATAAACCTACTTATGTAAAAGGTGTCATTAAAGGCGAAAAAATTAAAGCTTTTATTTATTTAGAAAGTGCTTCATTTTTTAAAGCAAGATTAGTAGAGATATTAATTGAAAGTAAAAATCGAAATCATGATGTTCCTAAATTGCATTATTTAATTGGTGGTTATGAATTATTACATATGAATAATACTGAACAAATTAATTTTAAAAAAGAAAGAGTTATTAATGATTTTAAAAAAATTGCTAATTATGAAATTAGTAGCCTTGAATTAGTTCAAGGTAAAAAACTTTTACATTATCGCAATAAAATTACTTTACATTATGGGAGTCTTTATTTAGCTAATAGTAATCATAAAATTAAATTAGCTAAATCTTTACTTACAGATATTAATTTAAAAGCAAATAAAAAAGAAGCAGAGTGAATAATTCGAAAATTAGATACCCAAATTGAAGGAACAAAGCAAACTAAAATTTATACAACAGATAAAATGAATGGAATTACTTTTAGAGTTGGGCTAAATTCTTTTTATCAAGTAAATAAAGAAGTAGCTAATCTTATTTATAATCAAATTAGTGAATTTATTAATTTAAATGAAAATGTTTTAGATCTCTATTCCGGAATAGGAACAATTAGTCTTTTAATTGCTGCTAAAGCTAAAAGTGTTACTGGAGTTGAAAGAAATTTAGATTCAATTGAAGATGCTAATTTTAATAAAGAATTTAATAAAATTAAAAATGTTAATTTTATTCATCAAGATGTAATTAAATATTTAAAACAAAATAAAACTTATTTTGATACAGTTATTGTCGATCCTGCAAGAAGAGGATTAGAAGAAGATATTATTGAATTAATTTTAAAACTTAAACCACAAAAAATTATTTATCTCTCTTGTAATGTTGGAACTCAAGCATCTAATTTTAATAAATTTAAGCATGAATATCAAATTGAATTTATTAAATCTTATGATATGTTTCCACAAACATATCATATTGAGTCATTGATGGTGTTAAAAAAATTAAATAAACAGTAA